AGTATGATATCCCTCATATTTCTACTGGTGATATGTTTCGTGCTGCCATTAAAGGCGAAACAGAGTTAGGAATTAAAGCTAAATCATTCATGGATGCAGGAGAATTAGTACCTGATGAAGTGACGATTGGCATTGTGAGAGAACGTCTCTCTGCAGCGGATTGTAAACAAGGCTTCCTATTGGATGGCTTTCCTCGTACAGTTGCTCAAGCAGAGGCATTAGAAGATATGCTTTCTTCTATGGAACGTAAACTTGATTACGTTATCAACATTGAAGTACCTGAGCAACTTCTTATGGCCCGTTTAACTGGACGACGTGTATCACCTACTTCAGGTAAGACGTACCACACGATCTACAACCCACCAAAGGTTGAAGGGAAATGTGATGTAGATGGTAAAGAGTTATTCCAACGTGATGACGATAAACCTGAAACTGTTAAAAAGCGTCTTGAAGTAAATCAGCAGCAAGCACAACCACTAATTGATTTCTACACAGAAAAAGGCTACCTTCGTACGATTAATGGTGATCAAGACATCACAAAAGTATTCGAAGACTTAGACGAACTTCTGAAAGGACTCAATGCATGATTATATGTAAGACTGAACGTGAATTAGATATTATGCGAGAAGCTGGGCGTATTGTTGCACTTGCTCACCAAGAGCTTAGGAAACACATTAAACCTGGCGTTACAACTAAACAATTGGATGAGATTGCAGAAAAGTTGATTCGTTCGCACGGTGCAACACCCTCATTCAAAGGTTACAATGGATTTACAGGTAGTATCTGTGCTTCAGTAAACGAGGAATTGGTACACGGTATCCCTGGATCTCGAGTGCTAAAAGATGGCGATGTAATAAGTGTTGATATCGGTGCTAAGTTAAATGGCTACCACGGCGACTCCGCATGGACGTATGCTGTAGGTGCAATTTCTGATGAGGACCAACAACTGTTGGACGTCACAGAAGCTGCTTTGTTTAAAGGATTGGAACAGGCTAAGGCTGGTGAGAGGTTGTCAAACATTTCTCATGCAATCCAATCTTATGCAGAACCATTTGGTTTTTCAATTGTTCGAGAGTATGTGGGCCATGGAGTAGGGCAAGACTTACATGAAGATCCGCAAATTCCTCATTATGGACCACCAGGTAAAGGACCTCGTCTAAAACCCGGCATGGTACTAGCGGTTGAACCGATGATTAATGCAGGTTCTCGTTATGTGCGCACCCTAGCCGATAACTGGACTGTGGTCACAGTAGACGGCAAGAATTGTGCACACTTTGAGCATACAATTGCGATTACAGAAGCAGGTTATGAAATTCTAACAAAACTTTAGGTGTAGGTGATGGGTGAAATGAACGACTCTGGTCCGAGTCCTCGTATCGGTCAGTTTGTGCAAATCAAAAAAGGTAGAGACTACGGTATGTATGCTGTGATCATTGAGGTCATTAATGATCGATATGTCTTGATTGCTGATGGA
Above is a genomic segment from Bacillus sp. FJAT-45037 containing:
- a CDS encoding adenylate kinase codes for the protein MNLILMGLPGAGKGTQAERIVEKYDIPHISTGDMFRAAIKGETELGIKAKSFMDAGELVPDEVTIGIVRERLSAADCKQGFLLDGFPRTVAQAEALEDMLSSMERKLDYVINIEVPEQLLMARLTGRRVSPTSGKTYHTIYNPPKVEGKCDVDGKELFQRDDDKPETVKKRLEVNQQQAQPLIDFYTEKGYLRTINGDQDITKVFEDLDELLKGLNA
- the map gene encoding type I methionyl aminopeptidase — encoded protein: MIICKTERELDIMREAGRIVALAHQELRKHIKPGVTTKQLDEIAEKLIRSHGATPSFKGYNGFTGSICASVNEELVHGIPGSRVLKDGDVISVDIGAKLNGYHGDSAWTYAVGAISDEDQQLLDVTEAALFKGLEQAKAGERLSNISHAIQSYAEPFGFSIVREYVGHGVGQDLHEDPQIPHYGPPGKGPRLKPGMVLAVEPMINAGSRYVRTLADNWTVVTVDGKNCAHFEHTIAITEAGYEILTKL